A genomic region of Prevotella scopos JCM 17725 contains the following coding sequences:
- the thrA gene encoding bifunctional aspartate kinase/homoserine dehydrogenase I has product MKVLKFGGTSVGSVSSILSLQKIVEKEAKHQPVIVVVSALGGITDQLIATSRLAFQGNENWRTEFNSMVARHHKMIDTIITNPEDREHLFSKVDSLFEQLQSIYYGVFLIHDLSKKTEDTIVSYGERLSSIIVTTLIRGAKWFDAREFIKTEEKHGKRSLDSELTNKLVSDAFAELPRISLVPGFIAQDRDSGDITNLGRGGSDYTASILAASLNAEVLEIWTDVDGFMTADPRVIKGAYTINELSYTEAMELCNFGAKVVYPPTIYPVCVKNIPIKIKNTFNPDGQGTIIKAHIENNQKPIKGISSIKGTTLITVTGLSMVGVVGVNRRIFSSLANNGISVFLVSQAASENNTSIGVKDEDANNAVKVLNEEFRLEIEDGRMFPMHAESGLATVAIVGENMKRTPGISGKLFETLGRSGISINAIAQGASEMNISFVVKGSDLRKSLNVLHDSFFLSEYKVLNLFICGVGTVGGKLIEQIKSQYEELKKNSNLKLKVVGITSSKNAIFNRDGLNLDTYREELKESEPSNPEHLRDMILKMNIFNSVFVDCTASKEVAALYLSLLENNISVIAANKIAASSAYDNYYHLKQTAMQRGVKFRFETNVGAGLPIIGTINDLRNSGDKILKIEAVLSGTLNFIFNEIAADVPFSETVRRAKEQGYSEPDPRIDLSGTDVVRKLVILTREAGYKVEQEDVQKHLFVPDDYFNGSVEEFWKRLPALDADFEARRKKLYKEGKRWRFVATMEHGKTSVGLKEVDANHPFYNLEGSNNIVLLTTDRYKEYPMQIQGYGAGASVTAAGVLANVISIANI; this is encoded by the coding sequence ATGAAAGTATTAAAGTTTGGTGGAACATCCGTAGGTTCTGTTTCAAGTATTTTAAGTCTGCAGAAGATTGTAGAAAAGGAGGCTAAACATCAACCAGTTATTGTGGTTGTTAGTGCCTTGGGAGGTATAACTGATCAACTCATCGCAACATCCCGGCTCGCTTTTCAAGGTAATGAAAACTGGCGAACGGAGTTCAATTCAATGGTAGCACGACATCATAAGATGATTGATACCATTATCACCAACCCAGAGGACCGTGAGCATCTTTTCAGTAAAGTAGATAGTCTTTTTGAACAACTACAGTCTATCTATTATGGTGTATTCTTAATTCACGACCTCAGTAAAAAGACTGAGGACACTATCGTTAGCTACGGCGAACGTCTTAGTTCAATAATAGTGACAACACTTATTCGTGGAGCGAAATGGTTTGACGCACGTGAATTTATCAAAACTGAAGAGAAGCATGGTAAGAGAAGTCTTGATTCAGAACTGACGAACAAACTTGTCTCAGACGCTTTCGCTGAGCTTCCCCGCATCTCCCTCGTGCCTGGTTTCATAGCACAAGATCGTGATTCTGGCGACATCACCAATCTCGGACGTGGCGGAAGTGATTACACTGCTTCTATCCTTGCTGCCTCGCTCAATGCTGAGGTGTTAGAGATTTGGACGGATGTTGATGGCTTTATGACCGCTGACCCAAGAGTTATCAAGGGAGCTTATACGATTAATGAGCTTTCTTATACGGAGGCGATGGAGCTCTGTAACTTTGGCGCAAAGGTTGTTTATCCACCAACGATTTATCCTGTGTGTGTGAAGAATATACCCATTAAGATTAAGAATACCTTTAATCCTGATGGGCAGGGCACAATCATCAAAGCACACATTGAAAACAATCAGAAACCTATCAAGGGTATATCTTCAATTAAGGGTACAACACTCATCACCGTGACAGGTCTTTCTATGGTTGGTGTTGTGGGTGTCAATCGTCGTATCTTTAGTTCACTTGCAAACAACGGTATCAGTGTTTTCCTCGTGTCACAAGCCGCATCAGAGAACAACACCTCTATCGGTGTGAAGGATGAAGATGCTAACAATGCTGTAAAGGTGCTCAACGAAGAGTTCCGACTTGAGATTGAGGATGGACGTATGTTCCCGATGCACGCCGAGAGTGGCTTGGCAACAGTGGCTATCGTTGGCGAGAACATGAAGCGTACCCCAGGTATTAGTGGTAAGCTTTTTGAGACGCTTGGCCGTTCTGGTATCAGCATCAACGCTATTGCACAGGGTGCATCAGAGATGAACATCTCGTTCGTTGTGAAGGGTTCGGATTTAAGGAAGTCGTTGAATGTACTTCATGACTCTTTCTTCCTATCAGAATATAAAGTACTAAACCTCTTTATCTGTGGCGTTGGCACTGTTGGTGGAAAGCTCATCGAACAAATCAAGAGCCAGTATGAAGAACTTAAAAAGAATTCTAACTTAAAGTTGAAAGTTGTTGGTATCACCTCGTCTAAGAATGCAATATTCAATCGTGACGGTCTAAATCTCGATACTTATCGAGAAGAACTCAAGGAGAGTGAACCTTCAAACCCTGAACACCTACGTGACATGATTCTCAAAATGAATATCTTCAACTCGGTGTTTGTGGATTGTACAGCTTCTAAAGAGGTGGCAGCGCTTTATCTGTCTCTGCTGGAGAATAACATCTCGGTGATAGCAGCCAATAAGATTGCAGCATCCAGTGCATACGATAATTACTATCACTTAAAACAAACAGCCATGCAACGTGGCGTTAAATTCCGTTTTGAAACGAATGTAGGTGCTGGTTTACCTATTATCGGTACTATCAATGACTTACGTAATTCGGGTGATAAAATACTTAAGATTGAAGCCGTATTATCAGGTACGCTAAACTTTATCTTTAACGAAATAGCAGCTGATGTTCCTTTCTCTGAAACTGTCAGACGTGCTAAAGAACAAGGCTATAGTGAACCAGACCCTCGTATCGACCTTAGTGGAACGGATGTCGTTCGTAAGTTGGTCATCCTTACACGTGAGGCAGGCTACAAGGTTGAACAAGAGGATGTTCAGAAGCATCTATTCGTACCAGACGATTATTTCAATGGTTCAGTAGAAGAGTTTTGGAAACGTCTTCCTGCGCTTGATGCCGACTTTGAAGCACGCCGCAAGAAACTTTATAAGGAAGGCAAACGATGGCGTTTTGTTGCCACAATGGAACATGGCAAAACCAGCGTCGGACTGAAAGAGGTTGATGCAAACCATCCTTTCTATAATCTGGAAGGTTCTAACAACATCGTACTTCTCACAACTGATCGCTATAAGGAGTATCCAATGCAGATTCAAGGATATGGTGCCGGGGCATCTGTTACTGCAGCAGGTGTGCTTGCGAACGTCATAAGCATTGCAAACATCTAA
- a CDS encoding NAD(P)/FAD-dependent oxidoreductase: MTEEYQLRVLPQEAYNENSLKAYLSKEKGLDERTIYRVRVLKRSIDARHRDIYVNLKVRVYINEFPQDDPYVKTEYQDVNCRPAVVVVGAGPAGLFSALKLIELGLRPIVLERGKNVRDRKLDIASITKAQAVDPESNYCFGEGGAGAYSDGKLYTRSKKRGPVDKILNVFCQHGASPSILADAHPHIGTDKLPRVIENMRNTILDCGGEVHFQTKMTSFIIDGDKVVGVEAVDNRSAIAVKRTFHGPVILATGHSARDVYRYLAEAGVEMEAKGIAVGVRLEHPSHLIDQIQYHNKNGKGKYLPTAEYAFVTQAQGRGVYSFCMCPGGFVIPSATGPEQIVTNGMSPANRGTQWSNSGMVVQLNPEDVEGDDVLRILRYQEQLERDTWQQGNRKQTAPAQRMADFVNNRLSYDLPKSSYAPGLISSPLHFWMPSFVTKRLQEAFKTFGRQAHGFLTNEAVMIASETRTSSPVRILRDRERLMHVRLEGLFPCAEGAGYAGGIVSAGIDGERCAEMVSAYLQQL; this comes from the coding sequence ATGACAGAGGAATATCAGTTGCGCGTTTTGCCCCAAGAAGCCTATAATGAAAATAGTTTAAAAGCATATCTTTCGAAGGAGAAGGGGCTGGATGAGCGTACCATTTATCGTGTTCGGGTATTGAAACGTTCTATCGATGCACGTCATCGTGACATATATGTTAATCTGAAGGTTCGTGTTTACATTAATGAGTTCCCACAGGATGACCCTTATGTGAAGACTGAGTATCAGGATGTAAACTGTCGTCCTGCGGTTGTAGTTGTCGGTGCGGGACCTGCTGGTTTGTTCTCTGCTCTAAAGCTCATAGAGTTGGGCTTGCGACCAATCGTCCTTGAACGTGGAAAGAATGTACGTGACCGTAAACTCGATATAGCTTCAATCACTAAGGCGCAAGCCGTTGACCCTGAGTCGAATTACTGCTTTGGTGAAGGTGGAGCTGGAGCTTATTCAGATGGAAAACTTTATACACGAAGTAAGAAGCGCGGACCCGTGGATAAGATTCTAAACGTCTTTTGTCAGCATGGTGCATCGCCTTCTATCCTTGCAGATGCGCATCCACACATTGGTACGGATAAACTTCCACGTGTGATTGAGAACATGCGTAATACGATACTTGACTGTGGGGGTGAGGTTCATTTCCAAACCAAGATGACCTCATTCATCATCGATGGTGATAAGGTCGTTGGTGTTGAGGCTGTGGATAATCGAAGCGCAATCGCTGTGAAGCGAACTTTTCATGGTCCTGTCATTCTTGCAACGGGGCATTCAGCACGTGATGTCTATCGTTATCTTGCAGAAGCCGGGGTTGAGATGGAGGCAAAAGGAATTGCGGTAGGTGTGCGCTTAGAGCATCCTTCTCATCTGATAGACCAAATACAATATCATAATAAGAACGGAAAGGGGAAGTATCTTCCTACCGCAGAGTACGCCTTTGTGACACAAGCACAGGGACGTGGCGTTTATTCCTTCTGTATGTGTCCAGGTGGATTTGTGATACCATCGGCTACTGGCCCTGAGCAGATAGTTACCAATGGTATGAGCCCTGCCAATCGAGGTACGCAATGGTCGAACTCGGGTATGGTCGTTCAGTTGAATCCAGAGGATGTTGAAGGTGATGATGTGCTGCGTATCTTACGTTATCAAGAGCAACTTGAACGTGACACCTGGCAGCAGGGAAATCGAAAGCAAACCGCTCCAGCGCAGCGCATGGCTGACTTTGTGAATAATCGTCTGTCGTATGACCTTCCCAAATCAAGTTATGCGCCGGGATTAATTTCCAGTCCACTTCATTTCTGGATGCCATCCTTTGTGACGAAACGACTTCAAGAAGCTTTTAAGACCTTTGGTCGTCAAGCACATGGCTTCCTAACCAATGAAGCTGTCATGATTGCTTCAGAGACTCGCACCAGTTCCCCTGTTCGTATTCTTCGCGACCGAGAACGACTCATGCATGTGCGCCTTGAAGGTCTTTTCCCTTGTGCAGAAGGTGCTGGTTATGCAGGTGGAATCGTTAGTGCGGGCATTGATGGAGAACGCTGTGCAGAAATGGTTTCCGCTTATCTCCAGCAATTGTAA
- the ypfJ gene encoding KPN_02809 family neutral zinc metallopeptidase — MRLTGRRESNNVEDRRGMGTGAKAGIGGIGGIIVIALFTFLSGGNIGDFVNNVVQTQMQGPAEVQTNGDQHQFTEEEEKLADFSKQILAGTEDVWTEQFQLHGMKYQYPTLVLFTGAVQTACGNGSAAMGPFYCSGDQRLYLDLSFFSGMRKDLGIQAKGDLDFAYAYVIAHEVGHHVEYLRGILGKCHAKMARVSKEEANKLSVKLELLADYYAGCWAHYDNEKYQSLTDGDIEEAIDCAEKIGDNYLQKKARGYALPETFTHGTSEQRMYWLKKGIETGDWNTTTFAPGDLD, encoded by the coding sequence ATGAGACTTACAGGACGCAGAGAGAGCAATAATGTAGAAGATCGCCGTGGCATGGGTACTGGCGCAAAAGCAGGTATTGGGGGTATCGGAGGTATTATCGTCATAGCGCTTTTCACCTTTTTGAGTGGTGGAAACATAGGGGATTTTGTTAACAACGTCGTACAAACACAGATGCAAGGACCGGCTGAAGTACAGACCAATGGGGACCAACACCAGTTCACGGAAGAGGAGGAGAAACTTGCTGATTTCTCAAAACAGATTCTTGCAGGTACCGAAGATGTATGGACGGAACAATTCCAGTTGCATGGCATGAAATATCAATACCCTACTCTTGTTCTCTTCACAGGTGCTGTACAAACGGCTTGCGGTAATGGCTCTGCTGCAATGGGACCGTTCTACTGCTCAGGTGATCAGCGTCTTTACCTCGACTTGAGTTTCTTTAGCGGTATGCGTAAGGATTTAGGAATACAAGCAAAGGGCGACCTTGACTTTGCTTATGCTTACGTGATTGCACACGAAGTGGGTCATCATGTGGAATATCTCCGCGGAATCCTTGGCAAATGTCATGCAAAGATGGCGCGTGTTAGTAAGGAAGAAGCGAACAAACTGAGTGTGAAGTTAGAACTCCTTGCCGATTACTATGCTGGCTGTTGGGCACATTATGACAATGAGAAATATCAAAGTCTTACTGATGGTGATATCGAAGAGGCTATTGACTGCGCTGAGAAAATCGGAGATAACTATCTCCAAAAGAAAGCTCGTGGCTATGCACTTCCTGAGACTTTCACACATGGAACATCCGAACAGCGTATGTACTGGTTAAAGAAAGGTATCGAAACTGGTGATTGGAACACAACAACCTTTGCGCCAGGGGATTTAGATTAA
- the pheT gene encoding phenylalanine--tRNA ligase subunit beta, with translation MKISYKWLKEYVDFNLSPEEIAVALTSIGLEVGSLEEVETIRGGLKGLYVGKVLTCEEHPNSDHLHVTTVDLGKGEPQQIVCGAPNVAAGQKVIVADLGCVLYDGDNEFTIKRSKLRGVESLGMICAEDEIGVGTAHDGIIVLPEDAPVGQPASEYYQLDSDWVIEIDITANRADALSHYGVARDLYAWLVQNGYETSLHRPSCDAFKVDNHDLPIDVTIENTDACRRYACLSMTDCEVKESPQWLKDKLNIIGLRPINNIVDITNYIMMAYGQPMHCFDADMVKGNHIIVKDKNEGKKFVTLDGDEHTLGEHDLAICNEEDPMCIAGVFGGKGSGTYETTKNIVLESAYFHPTWIRKSARRHGLSTDASFRFERGIDPNGVIYALKQAAILCEELAGGKVSMDIRDVYPTRMEGFPVRLNYEYCDRLIGKKLGNDTIKRIVESLEMKVEKEDAEGLNLLVPPYRVDVQRPCDVVEDILRIYGYNNVEIPTELKSSLTIAEEADKNYHRENIIGEQLVGAGFSEIMNNSLTKSSYYQETGFNAYPWEETVKVMNPLSADLGVMRQTLLFGGLESIVRNVNRKAQNLRFFEVGNVYKYNKEKWTEENPIKAYAQDYHMALWVTGKRIQGSWAHPDEESSFYELKAYVENILRRIGIAQGLLVSEKSDNNVFDKAIALKTRAGKVLVEMGILSHKLLKSFDIDQKVYYAELDWAGLMKAIRKNKLQFQEISKYPAVSRDLALLVDNNVEFAQIEEIARQADKKLLKRVELFDVYQGKNLPEGKKSYAVNFILQDETKTLNDKAIDAIMQKLIKNLTNKLGAELR, from the coding sequence ATGAAGATTTCATACAAATGGCTTAAGGAATACGTTGACTTCAATCTGTCTCCAGAGGAGATTGCCGTTGCGCTTACCTCAATTGGTTTGGAGGTTGGCTCATTGGAAGAAGTTGAAACGATACGAGGTGGACTGAAGGGGTTGTACGTCGGTAAGGTTCTCACATGCGAGGAACATCCAAACTCTGACCACCTTCACGTGACAACCGTTGACCTTGGCAAGGGAGAACCACAGCAGATTGTATGTGGTGCACCAAATGTTGCAGCAGGACAGAAAGTAATTGTAGCCGACTTAGGTTGCGTTCTCTATGATGGTGACAATGAGTTTACGATTAAGAGAAGTAAACTGCGTGGAGTAGAAAGTCTTGGAATGATTTGTGCTGAGGATGAGATTGGTGTAGGTACAGCACACGATGGTATCATTGTGTTGCCAGAGGATGCTCCAGTAGGTCAGCCTGCATCAGAGTATTACCAGTTAGACAGTGACTGGGTGATTGAAATAGACATTACTGCAAACCGTGCTGATGCGTTAAGTCATTATGGTGTGGCACGCGACCTCTATGCATGGTTGGTACAGAATGGTTATGAAACTTCATTGCATCGCCCTTCTTGTGATGCGTTTAAGGTTGACAATCATGACCTTCCTATTGATGTGACAATCGAGAATACGGATGCTTGCCGTCGTTATGCTTGTTTGAGTATGACGGATTGTGAGGTGAAGGAAAGTCCACAGTGGTTGAAGGACAAACTGAATATCATCGGCTTACGCCCAATCAATAACATTGTTGACATTACCAACTATATTATGATGGCTTACGGACAGCCAATGCACTGCTTTGATGCAGACATGGTGAAGGGCAATCATATTATCGTTAAGGACAAGAACGAAGGTAAGAAGTTCGTTACTTTGGACGGCGATGAGCATACCCTTGGCGAACACGACCTTGCCATCTGCAATGAGGAAGACCCAATGTGTATTGCTGGTGTCTTCGGTGGAAAGGGTAGTGGAACTTATGAAACAACCAAAAATATTGTGTTGGAGAGTGCCTACTTCCACCCAACATGGATTCGTAAGAGTGCTCGTCGTCATGGTCTTTCAACGGATGCAAGTTTCCGTTTTGAGCGTGGTATTGACCCCAATGGCGTTATCTATGCACTGAAGCAGGCTGCTATTCTTTGTGAAGAGCTTGCCGGCGGAAAGGTAAGTATGGATATTCGTGACGTATATCCTACTAGGATGGAAGGTTTCCCAGTTCGTTTGAACTATGAGTATTGTGATCGTCTTATCGGTAAGAAACTCGGTAATGATACAATCAAGCGAATTGTTGAGAGCCTTGAGATGAAGGTTGAAAAGGAAGATGCAGAAGGTCTCAACCTGCTGGTTCCTCCTTATCGCGTTGATGTACAGCGTCCTTGTGATGTAGTCGAAGATATACTCCGTATCTACGGATATAATAATGTAGAGATTCCTACAGAGTTGAAGTCATCATTGACAATTGCTGAAGAGGCTGATAAAAACTATCATCGTGAGAATATCATTGGTGAGCAGTTGGTTGGTGCTGGCTTTTCTGAGATTATGAACAACTCACTTACAAAGAGTTCTTACTATCAGGAGACAGGCTTCAATGCTTATCCTTGGGAAGAGACTGTGAAGGTGATGAATCCTCTCTCTGCCGACTTAGGTGTGATGCGACAGACCCTTCTCTTCGGAGGCTTAGAGAGTATTGTACGCAACGTAAACCGTAAGGCACAGAACCTTCGTTTCTTTGAAGTTGGTAATGTCTATAAGTACAATAAAGAGAAGTGGACTGAAGAGAACCCTATCAAGGCTTATGCACAGGATTACCACATGGCACTTTGGGTGACAGGAAAGCGCATCCAAGGTTCATGGGCACACCCTGATGAGGAATCTTCTTTCTATGAACTGAAGGCATACGTTGAGAATATTCTTCGTCGAATCGGTATCGCACAGGGCTTGCTCGTTAGTGAGAAGTCAGATAATAATGTCTTTGACAAGGCAATTGCTCTGAAGACACGTGCTGGTAAGGTGCTGGTTGAGATGGGTATTCTTAGTCACAAACTCTTGAAGAGTTTCGATATTGATCAGAAGGTTTACTATGCAGAGTTGGATTGGGCAGGACTCATGAAGGCTATTCGTAAGAATAAACTTCAGTTCCAAGAGATATCTAAGTATCCAGCTGTAAGCCGTGACCTTGCGTTGTTGGTTGACAACAATGTTGAGTTTGCTCAGATTGAGGAGATTGCTCGTCAGGCTGACAAGAAGCTCTTGAAGCGTGTTGAACTCTTTGATGTTTATCAGGGTAAGAACCTCCCAGAAGGCAAGAAGAGTTATGCTGTCAACTTCATCCTTCAGGATGAGACGAAGACACTCAATGATAAGGCAATTGATGCCATCATGCAGAAATTAATTAAGAATTTAACAAATAAACTCGGAGCAGAACTCCGTTAA
- a CDS encoding YebC/PmpR family DNA-binding transcriptional regulator, which translates to MGRAFEYRKASKLKRWGHMARTFTKLGKEIAIAVKAGGPEPENNPRLRAIIATCKRENMPKDNIQRAIKNAMGKDTSDYKEVTYEGYGPHGVAVFVDTLTDNTTRTVGDVRSIFNKFNGNLGTQGSLSFLFDQKAVFTFKKKDGLDMEELILDLIDYGVEDEFDEDEEENEITIYGEPTSFGEIQKHLEDNGFEITSAEFTRIPNDLKDVTPEERETIDKMVERLEDFDDVQNVYTNMKPAEE; encoded by the coding sequence ATGGGTAGAGCATTTGAATATCGCAAAGCAAGTAAGCTCAAGAGATGGGGTCACATGGCCCGCACTTTCACTAAGTTAGGTAAGGAAATCGCTATTGCTGTAAAGGCAGGTGGTCCTGAACCAGAGAATAACCCACGCCTTCGTGCGATTATTGCGACATGTAAGCGTGAGAATATGCCGAAGGACAATATCCAGCGTGCTATCAAGAACGCAATGGGTAAGGATACCAGCGACTATAAGGAGGTGACATACGAAGGTTATGGACCTCATGGAGTTGCTGTATTTGTTGATACATTGACAGATAACACTACACGTACTGTAGGTGATGTTCGTTCAATATTTAACAAGTTTAATGGTAACCTCGGCACTCAAGGTTCTCTTAGTTTCCTTTTTGATCAAAAGGCTGTCTTCACCTTTAAGAAGAAAGACGGCTTGGATATGGAAGAGTTGATTCTCGATTTGATTGACTACGGTGTTGAGGACGAGTTCGATGAGGATGAGGAAGAGAACGAAATCACAATCTATGGTGAGCCAACAAGCTTCGGTGAGATTCAGAAACACTTAGAGGATAATGGTTTCGAGATTACCTCTGCAGAGTTTACCCGTATTCCTAACGATTTGAAAGACGTTACACCAGAGGAGCGTGAGACAATTGATAAGATGGTTGAGCGTTTGGAAGACTTCGATGACGTGCAGAATGTTTACACAAACATGAAGCCTGCTGAGGAATAA
- a CDS encoding AMP-binding protein, with amino-acid sequence MYSKTSFNSIIEQSIKDNWDKDALTDYLGATLQYHDVARKIEKLHILFENSGLKKGDKVALCGRNSSSWAVAFFATLSYGAVAVPVQHEFKPEQIYNIVNHSESKLLFVGDVVATTIDGEQMPALEGIIYLPDFSLILSRSETLTHARENLNALFGKKYPKFFRAEDVNYYKDEADDLALINYTSGTTGFSKGVMLSYRSVRSNLAWATAEIKPHIKPDSNVLCMLPMAHMYGMICEFICQFSFGSHLYFLTRLPSPSLIAQACRDIQPAIIMAVPMVVEKIIRKNVFPKVQSTSTRMLLKMPVVSKKVKEKIRSIVMDTFGGNAYEVVTGGAALNKEIEDFLVSIDFPITSVYGATECGPLVTFSDYKDFVPGSCGTPVMNMEVKIVSPDPINVTGEVITRGENVMLGYFKNEEATKEVLDTDGWYHTGDLGTMSADGHLFIRGRIKNMLLGSNGQNVYPEEIEDKLYSLSMVSECIVIQRGDKIVGLVYPDLEEAKEMGFTQADLQDVMEQNRVELNRMLPTFCHLSAIELRDEEFAKTPKKSIKRYLYQDK; translated from the coding sequence ATGTATTCTAAAACAAGTTTCAACTCGATTATAGAACAGAGTATCAAGGATAACTGGGATAAGGATGCTCTGACAGATTATCTAGGTGCTACACTTCAGTACCATGATGTAGCACGTAAAATAGAGAAGTTACACATTCTCTTTGAGAATAGTGGATTGAAGAAAGGTGATAAGGTAGCTCTATGTGGTAGAAACTCTTCTTCATGGGCTGTTGCTTTCTTTGCAACACTCTCGTATGGCGCTGTGGCTGTACCGGTTCAGCATGAGTTTAAGCCAGAACAGATATACAATATTGTTAATCACTCAGAATCAAAACTCCTCTTTGTAGGTGATGTTGTTGCAACAACGATTGATGGTGAGCAGATGCCAGCGTTGGAGGGTATTATTTATCTCCCAGACTTTTCGTTGATACTATCTCGTTCAGAGACTTTGACACATGCTCGTGAGAACTTAAATGCACTCTTTGGAAAGAAGTATCCAAAGTTCTTCCGCGCAGAGGATGTAAACTATTATAAAGATGAGGCTGACGACCTAGCATTGATTAATTATACTAGTGGAACGACGGGTTTTTCAAAAGGAGTCATGCTTAGTTACCGCTCTGTGCGTAGTAATCTCGCCTGGGCAACAGCTGAAATTAAACCACATATCAAACCAGATAGCAATGTCCTTTGTATGTTGCCAATGGCTCACATGTACGGTATGATTTGTGAGTTTATTTGTCAGTTTAGTTTTGGTAGCCATCTTTATTTCCTCACGCGTCTGCCAAGTCCTTCTTTGATTGCACAAGCCTGTAGAGATATTCAGCCTGCTATCATCATGGCAGTGCCAATGGTTGTTGAGAAAATCATCCGTAAGAATGTCTTCCCTAAGGTACAGAGCACCTCAACCCGCATGTTGTTAAAGATGCCTGTCGTTAGCAAAAAGGTGAAGGAAAAAATCCGGTCGATAGTAATGGATACCTTTGGTGGAAATGCTTACGAGGTAGTTACGGGTGGAGCTGCGCTTAACAAAGAGATAGAAGATTTCTTGGTAAGCATTGATTTCCCAATAACAAGTGTTTATGGAGCTACCGAGTGTGGTCCACTGGTCACATTTAGCGATTACAAGGATTTTGTACCAGGTTCCTGCGGTACACCAGTCATGAACATGGAAGTTAAGATTGTTAGTCCTGATCCTATAAACGTTACAGGTGAGGTGATTACCAGAGGTGAGAACGTCATGCTTGGTTATTTCAAGAATGAAGAGGCTACGAAAGAAGTTCTAGATACAGATGGTTGGTATCACACGGGTGACCTTGGTACGATGAGTGCTGACGGGCATCTGTTTATCCGTGGACGTATTAAGAACATGCTTTTAGGTTCTAACGGGCAGAATGTCTATCCAGAAGAGATAGAGGATAAACTCTATTCATTGTCTATGGTCAGCGAGTGTATTGTCATTCAGCGTGGTGATAAAATCGTTGGTTTGGTTTATCCAGATCTTGAAGAAGCAAAGGAAATGGGCTTCACACAAGCCGACTTGCAAGACGTTATGGAACAAAATCGAGTAGAACTCAATCGTATGTTACCAACTTTCTGCCATCTATCTGCCATAGAGCTACGTGATGAGGAGTTTGCAAAGACGCCGAAAAAGAGTATTAAGCGTTATCTCTACCAGGACAAATAA